One window of the Triticum dicoccoides isolate Atlit2015 ecotype Zavitan chromosome 3B, WEW_v2.0, whole genome shotgun sequence genome contains the following:
- the LOC119278036 gene encoding endoribonuclease Dicer homolog 3a-like isoform X1, with protein sequence MAEAEAESAPGRGGGGAGEDAMDAAGPAPAAEVAPVPDVNMNPLKRPSESCAQGDEANGQKRQKTESQVFTPRRYQLDVFEVAKARNTIAMLDTGAGKTMIAVMLMKEFGEKIDKSNNNGKIIFLAPTVQLVTQQCEVIKTHTDFEVELYCGASGVDHWTPQRWKEKVSKSQVMVMIPDVLLSALGKAFLSLDMVSLMIFDECHRATGKHPYSRIMKDYYHQSDHKPKVFGMTASPVIRKGVSSNLDCEVQFTELEKLLNAKIYAVADRAEIELCAPSAKEVDRYYDPKTVCFKDLSEELGFLLSEYDALITTLQNKPNYQNKESDEIAKESRRRLSNSSAKILYCIDDIGLLCASEATKIYIERGQRKGWLKKASDATNIQSVANSSFLLAEISALHLKFFEDMSRIIDKHLQQGSDVLLNSESGCVEAIKTGYISPKLYELIQIFRSFSNCDHVRCLIFVDRKITARAMERTMKKIGHLSHFTFSSLTGGSSSVDALTPKMQKDTLDSFRSGKVNLLFTTDVAEEGIDVTDCSCVIRYDLPKTTRSYMQSRGRARQKDSQYILMIERENVKQNNLISAILRSEKSMVETALNRDSEDLLPGFFPVEEKNEYLVGTTGAKVTAGSSISVIAQYCDKLPGDKYDTTKPLFEFTNHGDGFVCTLTLPSSGMLPPLVGPKARSKKKAKQLVCLDACKQLHQLGVLTDSLCLSVEEPPLESVNKTDVLTSLAGVGTTKRKELHGTTRVCGLSGTWASERTAVKLQGYRMKFLCDQVGQKYSDFVLLIDKTIAHEAANLDIDLFLHDKMVKASVSPCGLFELDVQQMEQAKLFQALLFNGLFGKLFTGSKSSDVPREFILNKDDTVIWNNPNMYLILPMDPTVESHDISGINWRVIDEAATAVKLLRKIYSEEKMNIQGILDFDQNDEDLIHLANTSCETHFLRNVVVLAVHTGKIYTALHVADLSANSTFDGVSDEKGTEFHTFAEYFEKKYGIVLRHPSQPLLVLKPSHRPHNILSSKLRDEGNGEKKKGGTSDITKANNRVHMPPELLIPLNFSDDILRTFYLFPSLMHRIETLMLASQLKSEISYDDSNVSSFLILEAITTLRCSEDFSMERLELLGDSVLKYVVSCHLFLKFPNMDEGQLTSSRVDIICNAALYGFGIEHKIQGYIRDAAFDPRRWLAPGQLSIHPVPCNCRVNSEVVTEDINVKVGQLCDKGHRWMCSKTISDCVEAIIGAYYVEGGLRAAMAVLKWLGINVEVEEELIGQFLSASVQTYLPKNDVIEKVEAKLGYAFLMKGLLLEALTHPSLQESAEGYSYERLEFLGDAVLDILLTQHLFYSHKDTDEGELTDLRSASVNNENFAQLAVKHKLYQFLQHSSGKLPENITEYVDSLENPSTDKLNLLSDAALRGPKVLGDVVESIAGAILIDRKLDLEVVWGIFKPLLSPIVTPEKLELPPFRELLEWCNKSGYFLGIKCTDGIKRTDGDKIEATLDVQLKETFLVRQGCGKSKKDAKAHAASMLLKDLEDEGLLVPKNASNTQQFQDHRNIFNAMDIQLSTPTRGKGSAGSKIAASLDKPVDWAVRMSKGGPRAGLYEFCKKLQWPAPNFDCAKVEQSTPTPQGQGFTFASTIKLHIPNSDVISLAGDCFADKKSAMDSAALLMLYELQRRGRLQVQEVHVS encoded by the exons atggcggaggcggaggcggaatcGGCGCCCGGACGCGGAGGGGGAGGGGCGGGCGAGGACGCGATGGACGCCGCCGGGCCCGCGCCGGCGGCGGAGGTCGCCCCCGTCCCCGACG TTAACATGAACCCTCTCAAGAGGCCATCGGAGTCGTGTGCTCAAGGAGACGAAGCAAATGGGCAGAAGCGGCAGAAGACAGAGTCTCAAGTTTTCACACCCAGAAG ATACCAGCTCGATGTCTTTGAGGTTGCCAAGGCGCGAAACACGATTGCAATGCTTGACACAGGAGCCGGGAAGACGATGATTGCCGTGATGCTCATGAAAGAGTTTGGGGAGAAGATCGACAAATCAAATAACAATGGGAAGATCATATTCCTTGCACCAACAGTTCAGCTCGTCACTCAG CAATGCGAGGTGATTAAAACCCACACAGATTTTGAGGTGGAACTGTATTGCGGTGCCTCGGGGGTTGATCACTGGACGCCTCAGAGATGGAAAGAAAAAGTATCGAAATCTCAG GTCATGGTGATGATACCAGATGTGTTGCTAAGTGCTTTAGGCAAAGCTTTCTTGAGCTTGGACATGGTTAGTCTTATGATATTTGATGAGTGCCATCGTGCAACTGGCAAACACCCTTATTCGAGAATAATGAAG GACTACTATCACCAATCTGACCACAAGCCAaaggtgtttggtatgacggcctcGCCTGTTATAAGAAAAG GTGTCTCTTCTAATCTGGATTGTGAAGTTCAGTTCACTGAACTGGAAAAGCTTCTAAATGCTAAG ATCTACGCTGTGGCTGATAGAGCAGAGATAGAGCTTTGCGCTCCTTCTGCAAAAGAAGTGGACAGATACTATGACCCAAAAACAGTTTGTTTCAAGGATTTGAGTGAAGAGTTGGGTTTTTTGCTTTCCGAG TACGATGCGTTAATAACTACATTGCAGAATAAGCCTAACTACCAGAATAAAGAATCTGATGAAATAGCTAAAGAATCACGGAGGCGTCTATCCAATTCTTCAGCCAAAATCCTGTATTGCATCGATGATATTGGTCTTCTTTGTGCTAGTGAG GCCACCAAAATCTACATTGAAAGGGGTCAGAGAAAAGGTTGGCTGAAGAAAGCTTCTGATGCCACAAATATTCAAAGTGTTGCAAATAGCTCGTTCCTGCTTGCAGAAATTTCAGCACTTCATCTGAAGTTCTTTGAGGATATGTCACGTATAATTGACAAGCACCTCCAGCAAG GTAGCGATGTGCTTCTAAATTCTGAGAGTGGATGTGTGGAAGCAATTAAGACGGGTTATATTTCACCAAAGCTTTATGAACTCATCCAAATCTTCCGCTCTTTCAG TAACTGTGATCATGTCCGATGCCTCATTTTTGTGGATCGAAAGATCACTGCTAGAGCCATGGAACGGACAATGAAGAAAATTGGACACCTCTCACATTTTACATTTTCTTCTCTTACTGGAGGGAGTTCTTCAGTGGATGCTCTGACCCCTAAAATGCAAAAGGACACACTGGATTCATTTCGCTCCGGAAAG GTGAACTTACTATTTACTACGGATGTCGCGGAAGAGGGTATTGATGTCACAGACTGCTCGTGTGTAATAAGATATGATTTGCCAAAGACTACCCGTAGTTATATGCAGTCACGTGGACGAGCACGCCAGAAGGACTCTCAGTACATACTAATGATTGAAAG GGAAAATGTTAAACAAAATAATTTGATATCTGCCATTTTGAGAAGCGAGAAGTCAATGGTTGAGACTGCTTTGAACAGAGATTCCGAGGATCTACTCCCTGGTTTCTTCCCAGTTGAAGAAAAAAATGAATACCTTGTAGGCACAACCGGAGCAAAAGTAACTGCTGGTTCTAGCATTAGTGTTATCGCCCAATACTGTGACAAGCTTCCGGGAGACAA GTACGACACCACAAAACCTTTGTTTGAGTTCACGAACCACGGTGATGGTTTTGTGTGTACGTTAACACTACCATCTAGTGGCATGTTGCCACCTTTGGTGGGTCCAAAAGCAAGAAGCAAGAAGAAAGCAAAACAGCTTGTTTGTCTTGATGCATGTAAGCAGCTGCATCAGCTAGGAGTACTCACTGACTCTCTTTGTCTATCTGTTGAAGAGCCACCACTGGAATCTGTGAACAAAACTGACGTTCTCACATCTTTGGCTGGTGTAG GTACAACCAAACGAAAGGAGCTACATGGTACAACTAGAGTATGTGGGTTGTCTGGTACCTGGGCATCAGAGAGAACTGCTGTTAAGCTTCAAGGCTACAGAATGAAATTTCTTTGTGACCAAGTTGGTCAGAAATACTCCGATTTTGTTCTGTTAATTGATAAAACTATAGCACATGAAGCTGCTAATTTGGATATTGATCTGTTTCTACATGACAAGATGGTGAAAGCTTCAGTCTCTCCTTGTGGCCTTTTTGAGTTGGATGTTCAACAG ATGGAGCAAGCAAAGCTATTTCAAGCACTTCTGTTCAATGGTTTGTTTGGAAAGTTGTTCACTGGATCAAAATCATCCGACGTTCCGCGGGAGTTTATTCTCAATAAAGACGACACGGTTATCTGGAATAATCCAAATATGTATTTGATTTTACCTATGGATCCTACTGTGGAGTCCCATGATATTTCAGGCATCAACTGGAGAGTGATAGATGAAGCCGCTACAGCTGTTAAACTTTTGAGGAAGATTTATTCTGAAGAAAAAATGAACATACAGGGAATACTTGATTTCGACCAAAATGACGAAGATCTAATTCATTTGGCCAACACTTCATGTGAGACTCATTTCCTTAGAAATGTGGTAGTGCTGGCAGTCCACACAGGAAAGATATATACTGCTCTTCATGTTGCCGATCTATCTGCCAATAGCACATTTGATGGTGTATCAGATGAGAAAGGAACAGAGTTCCACACCTTTGCAGAATACTTTGAGAAGAA GTATGGCATAGTTCTTCGTCATCCCTCACAGCCACTACTAGTGCTGAAACCCAGTCATAGGCCTCACAACATTCTTTCCTCGAAGCTCAGAGATGAAG GTAACggtgagaagaaaaagggtggcacATCAGATATAACTAAGGCAAACAACCGTGTTCACATGCCCCCAGAGTTGCTGATTCCCCTTAATTTTTCTGATGACATTTTAAGAACATTTTATTTGTTCCCATCTTTGATGCATCGTATAGAGACATTAATGCTAGCCAGTCAACTAAAGAGTGAAATTTCATATGACGATTCTAATGTATCAAGCTTTCTG ATTCTAGAAGCTATTACAACTCTTCGATGCTCTGAAGACTTCTCAATGGAGCGTCTGGAATTATTGGGAGATTCTGTGTTGAAGTATGTCGTTAGTTGTCACCTTTTCCTAAAATTTCCTAACATGGATGAGGGGCAGTTAACATCCAGTAGGGTTGATATAATATGTAATGCTGCACTTTATGGGTTTGGAATTGAACACAAAATACAG GGTTATATACGTGATGCTGCATTTGATCCTCGTCGATGGCTTGCACCAGGACAGCTCTCCATTCATCCTGTTCCTTGTAATTGCCGAGTAAATTCTGAGGTTGTCACTGAGGATATTAATGTGAAAGTAGGCCAGCTGTGTGATAAGGGACACAGATGGATGTGTTCCAAAACAATTTCTGATTGCGTCGAAGCTATAATCGGTGCATATTATGTAGAAGGTGGCTTAAGAGCAGCTATGGCTGTTCTCAAATGGTTGGGAATTAATGTTGAAGTTGAGGAAGAACTGATTGGTCAGTTCTTGAGTGCATCTGTGCAGACTTATCTTCCAAAAAATGATGTAATTGAAAAGGTTGAAGCAAAACTAGGCTATGCATTTTTGATGAAAGGTCTTCTGCTAGAAGCTCTTACCCACCCATCACTGCAAGAATCAGCAGAAGGATATTCCTACGAG CGTCTGGAGTTCCTTGGTGATGCTGTCCTGGATATTCTCTTAACACAACATCTTTTCTATAGTCATAAAGACACCGATGAGGGGGAGCTGACAGATTTACGGTCTGCATCAGTAaacaatgaaaattttgcacaactcGCAGTGAAGCATAAGTTATATCAGTTTCTCCAGCATTCTTCTGGGAAATTACCAGAAAATATTACTGAATATGTGGATAGTTTAGAGAACCCTTCCACGGACAAACTCAACCTTTTATCAGATGCGGCATTAAGAGGGCCTAAG GTTCTGGGTGATGTTGTAGAAAGTATTGCGGGTGCAATTCTTATAGATAGAAAACTTGATTTGGAGGTAGTTTGGGGTATTTTCAAACCTCTTCTTTCCCCTATTGTTACACCTGAGAAGCTGGAGTTACCTCCCTTCAGGGAGCTTCTCGAATGGTGCAACAAAAGTGGGTACTTTCTAGGAATTAAGTGTACAGATGGAATTAAGCGTACAGATGGAGACAAAATAGAGGCTACTCTGGATGTGCAACTCAAGGAGACGTTCCTTGTCAGGCAAGGTTGTGGCAAGAGCAAAAAGGATGCTAAAGCACATGCAGCTTCCATGTTACTCAAGGACCTTGAG GACGAAGGACTTCTAGTACCAAAGAATGCAAGCAACACGCAACAGTTCCAGGATCATCGTAACATTTTTAATGCAATGGATATACAACTTTCAACACCAACCAGGGGAAAGGGGTCAGCTGGATCAAAGATAGCTGCCAGTCTTGATAAACCAG TGGACTGGGCGGTGAGAATGAGTAAAGGAGGACCCCGTGCAGGACTGTATGAGTTCTGCAAAAAGTTGCAATGGCCAGCTCCTAATTTCGATTGTGCGAAGGTAGAACAAAG CACGCCTACGCCTCAAGGTCAAGGGTTCACCTTCGCGTCAACCATAAAACTGCACATACCGAATAGTGACGTGATCAGCCTCGCAGGGGATTGTTTTGCGGATAAGAAGAGCGCGATGGATTCCGCCGCACTGCTCATGCTCTATGAGCTTCAGCGGCGAGGGAGATTGCAAGTCCAGGAGGTTCATGTTTCGTGA
- the LOC119278036 gene encoding endoribonuclease Dicer homolog 3a-like isoform X2: protein MAEAEAESAPGRGGGGAGEDAMDAAGPAPAAEVAPVPDVNMNPLKRPSESCAQGDEANGQKRQKTESQVFTPRRYQLDVFEVAKARNTIAMLDTGAGKTMIAVMLMKEFGEKIDKSNNNGKIIFLAPTVQLVTQQCEVIKTHTDFEVELYCGASGVDHWTPQRWKEKVSKSQVMVMIPDVLLSALGKAFLSLDMVSLMIFDECHRATGKHPYSRIMKDYYHQSDHKPKVFGMTASPVIRKGVSSNLDCEVQFTELEKLLNAKIYAVADRAEIELCAPSAKEVDRYYDPKTVCFKDLSEELGFLLSEYDALITTLQNKPNYQNKESDEIAKESRRRLSNSSAKILYCIDDIGLLCASEATKIYIERGQRKGWLKKASDATNIQSVANSSFLLAEISALHLKFFEDMSRIIDKHLQQGSDVLLNSESGCVEAIKTGYISPKLYELIQIFRSFSNCDHVRCLIFVDRKITARAMERTMKKIGHLSHFTFSSLTGGSSSVDALTPKMQKDTLDSFRSGKVNLLFTTDVAEEGIDVTDCSCVIRYDLPKTTRSYMQSRGRARQKDSQYILMIERENVKQNNLISAILRSEKSMVETALNRDSEDLLPGFFPVEEKNEYLVGTTGAKVTAGSSISVIAQYCDKLPGDKYDTTKPLFEFTNHGDGFVCTLTLPSSGMLPPLVGPKARSKKKAKQLVCLDACKQLHQLGVLTDSLCLSVEEPPLESVNKTDVLTSLAGVGTTKRKELHGTTRVCGLSGTWASERTAVKLQGYRMKFLCDQVGQKYSDFVLLIDKTIAHEAANLDIDLFLHDKMVKASVSPCGLFELDVQQMEQAKLFQALLFNGLFGKLFTGSKSSDVPREFILNKDDTVIWNNPNMYLILPMDPTVESHDISGINWRVIDEAATAVKLLRKIYSEEKMNIQGILDFDQNDEDLIHLANTSCETHFLRNVVVLAVHTGKIYTALHVADLSANSTFDGVSDEKGTEFHTFAEYFEKKYGIVLRHPSQPLLVLKPSHRPHNILSSKLRDEGNGEKKKGGTSDITKANNRVHMPPELLIPLNFSDDILRTFYLFPSLMHRIETLMLASQLKSEISYDDSNVSSFLILEAITTLRCSEDFSMERLELLGDSVLKYVVSCHLFLKFPNMDEGQLTSSRVDIICNAALYGFGIEHKIQGYIRDAAFDPRRWLAPGQLSIHPVPCNCRVNSEVVTEDINVKVGQLCDKGHRWMCSKTISDCVEAIIGAYYVEGGLRAAMAVLKWLGINVEVEEELIGQFLSASVQTYLPKNDVIEKVEAKLGYAFLMKGLLLEALTHPSLQESAEGYSYERLEFLGDAVLDILLTQHLFYSHKDTDEGELTDLRSASVNNENFAQLAVKHKLYQFLQHSSGKLPENITEYVDSLENPSTDKLNLLSDAALRGPKVLGDVVESIAGAILIDRKLDLEVVWGIFKPLLSPIVTPEKLELPPFRELLEWCNKSGYFLGIKCTDGIKRTDGDKIEATLDVQLKETFLVRQGCGKSKKDAKAHAASMLLKDLEDEGLLVPKNASNTQQFQDHRNIFNAMDIQLSTPTRGKGSAGSKIAASLDKPVDWAVRMSKGGPRAGLYEFCKKLQWPAPNFDCAKVACVN from the exons atggcggaggcggaggcggaatcGGCGCCCGGACGCGGAGGGGGAGGGGCGGGCGAGGACGCGATGGACGCCGCCGGGCCCGCGCCGGCGGCGGAGGTCGCCCCCGTCCCCGACG TTAACATGAACCCTCTCAAGAGGCCATCGGAGTCGTGTGCTCAAGGAGACGAAGCAAATGGGCAGAAGCGGCAGAAGACAGAGTCTCAAGTTTTCACACCCAGAAG ATACCAGCTCGATGTCTTTGAGGTTGCCAAGGCGCGAAACACGATTGCAATGCTTGACACAGGAGCCGGGAAGACGATGATTGCCGTGATGCTCATGAAAGAGTTTGGGGAGAAGATCGACAAATCAAATAACAATGGGAAGATCATATTCCTTGCACCAACAGTTCAGCTCGTCACTCAG CAATGCGAGGTGATTAAAACCCACACAGATTTTGAGGTGGAACTGTATTGCGGTGCCTCGGGGGTTGATCACTGGACGCCTCAGAGATGGAAAGAAAAAGTATCGAAATCTCAG GTCATGGTGATGATACCAGATGTGTTGCTAAGTGCTTTAGGCAAAGCTTTCTTGAGCTTGGACATGGTTAGTCTTATGATATTTGATGAGTGCCATCGTGCAACTGGCAAACACCCTTATTCGAGAATAATGAAG GACTACTATCACCAATCTGACCACAAGCCAaaggtgtttggtatgacggcctcGCCTGTTATAAGAAAAG GTGTCTCTTCTAATCTGGATTGTGAAGTTCAGTTCACTGAACTGGAAAAGCTTCTAAATGCTAAG ATCTACGCTGTGGCTGATAGAGCAGAGATAGAGCTTTGCGCTCCTTCTGCAAAAGAAGTGGACAGATACTATGACCCAAAAACAGTTTGTTTCAAGGATTTGAGTGAAGAGTTGGGTTTTTTGCTTTCCGAG TACGATGCGTTAATAACTACATTGCAGAATAAGCCTAACTACCAGAATAAAGAATCTGATGAAATAGCTAAAGAATCACGGAGGCGTCTATCCAATTCTTCAGCCAAAATCCTGTATTGCATCGATGATATTGGTCTTCTTTGTGCTAGTGAG GCCACCAAAATCTACATTGAAAGGGGTCAGAGAAAAGGTTGGCTGAAGAAAGCTTCTGATGCCACAAATATTCAAAGTGTTGCAAATAGCTCGTTCCTGCTTGCAGAAATTTCAGCACTTCATCTGAAGTTCTTTGAGGATATGTCACGTATAATTGACAAGCACCTCCAGCAAG GTAGCGATGTGCTTCTAAATTCTGAGAGTGGATGTGTGGAAGCAATTAAGACGGGTTATATTTCACCAAAGCTTTATGAACTCATCCAAATCTTCCGCTCTTTCAG TAACTGTGATCATGTCCGATGCCTCATTTTTGTGGATCGAAAGATCACTGCTAGAGCCATGGAACGGACAATGAAGAAAATTGGACACCTCTCACATTTTACATTTTCTTCTCTTACTGGAGGGAGTTCTTCAGTGGATGCTCTGACCCCTAAAATGCAAAAGGACACACTGGATTCATTTCGCTCCGGAAAG GTGAACTTACTATTTACTACGGATGTCGCGGAAGAGGGTATTGATGTCACAGACTGCTCGTGTGTAATAAGATATGATTTGCCAAAGACTACCCGTAGTTATATGCAGTCACGTGGACGAGCACGCCAGAAGGACTCTCAGTACATACTAATGATTGAAAG GGAAAATGTTAAACAAAATAATTTGATATCTGCCATTTTGAGAAGCGAGAAGTCAATGGTTGAGACTGCTTTGAACAGAGATTCCGAGGATCTACTCCCTGGTTTCTTCCCAGTTGAAGAAAAAAATGAATACCTTGTAGGCACAACCGGAGCAAAAGTAACTGCTGGTTCTAGCATTAGTGTTATCGCCCAATACTGTGACAAGCTTCCGGGAGACAA GTACGACACCACAAAACCTTTGTTTGAGTTCACGAACCACGGTGATGGTTTTGTGTGTACGTTAACACTACCATCTAGTGGCATGTTGCCACCTTTGGTGGGTCCAAAAGCAAGAAGCAAGAAGAAAGCAAAACAGCTTGTTTGTCTTGATGCATGTAAGCAGCTGCATCAGCTAGGAGTACTCACTGACTCTCTTTGTCTATCTGTTGAAGAGCCACCACTGGAATCTGTGAACAAAACTGACGTTCTCACATCTTTGGCTGGTGTAG GTACAACCAAACGAAAGGAGCTACATGGTACAACTAGAGTATGTGGGTTGTCTGGTACCTGGGCATCAGAGAGAACTGCTGTTAAGCTTCAAGGCTACAGAATGAAATTTCTTTGTGACCAAGTTGGTCAGAAATACTCCGATTTTGTTCTGTTAATTGATAAAACTATAGCACATGAAGCTGCTAATTTGGATATTGATCTGTTTCTACATGACAAGATGGTGAAAGCTTCAGTCTCTCCTTGTGGCCTTTTTGAGTTGGATGTTCAACAG ATGGAGCAAGCAAAGCTATTTCAAGCACTTCTGTTCAATGGTTTGTTTGGAAAGTTGTTCACTGGATCAAAATCATCCGACGTTCCGCGGGAGTTTATTCTCAATAAAGACGACACGGTTATCTGGAATAATCCAAATATGTATTTGATTTTACCTATGGATCCTACTGTGGAGTCCCATGATATTTCAGGCATCAACTGGAGAGTGATAGATGAAGCCGCTACAGCTGTTAAACTTTTGAGGAAGATTTATTCTGAAGAAAAAATGAACATACAGGGAATACTTGATTTCGACCAAAATGACGAAGATCTAATTCATTTGGCCAACACTTCATGTGAGACTCATTTCCTTAGAAATGTGGTAGTGCTGGCAGTCCACACAGGAAAGATATATACTGCTCTTCATGTTGCCGATCTATCTGCCAATAGCACATTTGATGGTGTATCAGATGAGAAAGGAACAGAGTTCCACACCTTTGCAGAATACTTTGAGAAGAA GTATGGCATAGTTCTTCGTCATCCCTCACAGCCACTACTAGTGCTGAAACCCAGTCATAGGCCTCACAACATTCTTTCCTCGAAGCTCAGAGATGAAG GTAACggtgagaagaaaaagggtggcacATCAGATATAACTAAGGCAAACAACCGTGTTCACATGCCCCCAGAGTTGCTGATTCCCCTTAATTTTTCTGATGACATTTTAAGAACATTTTATTTGTTCCCATCTTTGATGCATCGTATAGAGACATTAATGCTAGCCAGTCAACTAAAGAGTGAAATTTCATATGACGATTCTAATGTATCAAGCTTTCTG ATTCTAGAAGCTATTACAACTCTTCGATGCTCTGAAGACTTCTCAATGGAGCGTCTGGAATTATTGGGAGATTCTGTGTTGAAGTATGTCGTTAGTTGTCACCTTTTCCTAAAATTTCCTAACATGGATGAGGGGCAGTTAACATCCAGTAGGGTTGATATAATATGTAATGCTGCACTTTATGGGTTTGGAATTGAACACAAAATACAG GGTTATATACGTGATGCTGCATTTGATCCTCGTCGATGGCTTGCACCAGGACAGCTCTCCATTCATCCTGTTCCTTGTAATTGCCGAGTAAATTCTGAGGTTGTCACTGAGGATATTAATGTGAAAGTAGGCCAGCTGTGTGATAAGGGACACAGATGGATGTGTTCCAAAACAATTTCTGATTGCGTCGAAGCTATAATCGGTGCATATTATGTAGAAGGTGGCTTAAGAGCAGCTATGGCTGTTCTCAAATGGTTGGGAATTAATGTTGAAGTTGAGGAAGAACTGATTGGTCAGTTCTTGAGTGCATCTGTGCAGACTTATCTTCCAAAAAATGATGTAATTGAAAAGGTTGAAGCAAAACTAGGCTATGCATTTTTGATGAAAGGTCTTCTGCTAGAAGCTCTTACCCACCCATCACTGCAAGAATCAGCAGAAGGATATTCCTACGAG CGTCTGGAGTTCCTTGGTGATGCTGTCCTGGATATTCTCTTAACACAACATCTTTTCTATAGTCATAAAGACACCGATGAGGGGGAGCTGACAGATTTACGGTCTGCATCAGTAaacaatgaaaattttgcacaactcGCAGTGAAGCATAAGTTATATCAGTTTCTCCAGCATTCTTCTGGGAAATTACCAGAAAATATTACTGAATATGTGGATAGTTTAGAGAACCCTTCCACGGACAAACTCAACCTTTTATCAGATGCGGCATTAAGAGGGCCTAAG GTTCTGGGTGATGTTGTAGAAAGTATTGCGGGTGCAATTCTTATAGATAGAAAACTTGATTTGGAGGTAGTTTGGGGTATTTTCAAACCTCTTCTTTCCCCTATTGTTACACCTGAGAAGCTGGAGTTACCTCCCTTCAGGGAGCTTCTCGAATGGTGCAACAAAAGTGGGTACTTTCTAGGAATTAAGTGTACAGATGGAATTAAGCGTACAGATGGAGACAAAATAGAGGCTACTCTGGATGTGCAACTCAAGGAGACGTTCCTTGTCAGGCAAGGTTGTGGCAAGAGCAAAAAGGATGCTAAAGCACATGCAGCTTCCATGTTACTCAAGGACCTTGAG GACGAAGGACTTCTAGTACCAAAGAATGCAAGCAACACGCAACAGTTCCAGGATCATCGTAACATTTTTAATGCAATGGATATACAACTTTCAACACCAACCAGGGGAAAGGGGTCAGCTGGATCAAAGATAGCTGCCAGTCTTGATAAACCAG TGGACTGGGCGGTGAGAATGAGTAAAGGAGGACCCCGTGCAGGACTGTATGAGTTCTGCAAAAAGTTGCAATGGCCAGCTCCTAATTTCGATTGTGCGAAG GTAGCTTGTGTAAACTGA